The DNA region GGGCAACATTTTATATTTCCTTTGTGTCCTTAATTATAAGTTTAATAATAGCTGTACCTATCGGAGTAATTTCGGCGACAAAACAGTATTCAATCTTTGATTATAGTGGTACTGTATTTGCCTTAGTTGGAATATCTATCCCAACATTTTTCTTTGCATTACTTTTAATTAAATGGTTTGCTATTGATATTCGATGGTTTCCTATATCGGGTTTAGTAACTCCTGGTATGCCACTATCATTTAGGACAAACTTTCCGGACATATTTAAACATAGTATATTGCCTTTAGTAGTTCTTAGTTTAAGTGGTGCAGGAAGTTTTATGAGATATACAAGATCTAGTATGCTAGAAGTAATTAGACAAGATTATATACGTACAGCAAGAGCTAAGGGCTTAAGGGAAAAGGTTGTAATATATAAACATGCCTTAAGAAATGCTTTAATACCTGTAATTACACTTCTAGGATTTTCTCTACCTACCCTATTTTCAGGCGCATTAATGACTGAAATGGTATTCGTACTTCCTGGCATAGGTAAACTTCAACATCAAGCAGTACTGCAAAGGGACTATCCACTAATGATGGGGATAAATATGTTTTTAGCTATTTTTACTTTATTTGGTAACCTAGTAGCAGACATATCCTATGCATTTGTAGACCCTAGAATAAGAGTAGATTAAGAAGGGGGGGAAATATATATGATAAGTGAAAAAAAACAAAAAATAGATATTAATAAAGAGAAAAACTTAGCTACAGAAAGTACTGTAATAGGCCCATGGAAAATAATGTGGAAACGACTTAAAAGAAATAAATTAGCTATGTTAGGACTAATAGTAATAACAATAATGGCTACTGCAGCTATATTTGCACCATTTTTAACTCCCTATGGACGTGATGCTGTTAATCTTGTTAATTCAAATGCAAAACCTGGTAGCGAACATCTTTTAGGTACAGATTCACTAGGGCGAGATATTTTAACAAGACTATTATATGGTGGTAGAATCTCCCTAACTGTAGGATTTGTTTCAACAGGAATAAGGATAGTTCTGGGTGTTTTATTAGGAGGTATAGCTGGATATTATGGTAAAAGTATAGATAATGTAATTATGAGAGTTGCAGACGTTTTCGCTTGTTTGCCCTTTTTACCTATAGCTATTACGATTGTTGCTATGCTTAAGCCGAGTATTTATAATATTATGCTTGTAATAGGTGTTTTAGGTTGGCCAGGTATTGCCAGAATCGTAAGGGCAGAAATTCTGTCTTTAAGAGAAAGAGAATTTATGGAAGCTGCTACAGCACTTGGTATTAGCGATTTTAGAAAAATTGTAGCTCATCTTCTGCCAAATACTATGGCATCTGTAATAGTTTCTGCTACTATAGGAATTGCAGGAGCTATATTAACAGAATCCTCTCTAAGTTTCTTAGGTCTAGGTGTAGCTCCGCCAACACCATCTTGGGGTAATATGTTAACTGATGCTAAAAATCAATATGTACTTAAAAATCGTTGGTGGCAATGGATACCACCAGGACTTGCAATATTTATAACCGTTATGAGCTTGAATTTACTAGGGGATGGATTAAGAGATGCACTAGATCCAAGACTAAAACAATAGGTAGGAGGTGTAGATATGAAAAATTTATTGGAAGTAAAAAACTTAAAGACCCACTTTTATACAGAGGATGGAGTTGTACCAGCTGTAAATGGTGTTGATTTTAATTTAAAGCCAGGTCAAACTTTAGGAATAGTTGGAGAGTCAGGATGTGGAAAAAGTATTACTTCAATGTCTATTATGCGACTTATACCAACACCTCCAGGTAAAATTGTTGATGGAGAAATTATATTTGATGATAAAAATATAGTAGAATTATCAGAATCAGAAATGCGAAGAATTAGAGGAAATGATATTGCAATGATATTTCAAGAGCCAATGACTTCATTAAACCCTGTATTTACAATTGGAAGTCAAATCATGGAAGCTATAATGCTTCATCAAAATATGGATAAAAAAGCCGCACGTGAAAAGTGCATTGAAATGTTAAAAGTTGTTGGTATACCAAGAGCAGAAGAAGTTGTAGATGATTATCCCCATCAATTTAGTGGTGGTATGAGACAAAGAGCAATGATAGCTATGGCATTATCATGTAATCCAAAACTTTTAATTGCTGATGAGCCAACCACTGCTTTAGACGTTACTATTCAAGCTCAGATTATAGAGTTAATGAAAGAATTAAAAGAGAAGCTAAACACTGCAATAATGTTAATAACCCATGACTTAGGAGTTGTGGCAGAAATGGCAGATCATGTTATAGTTATGTATGCTGGAAGAGTAGTAGAAGAAGCTGAAGTAGTAGATTTATTTAAGGACCCAAAACATCCTTATACAGTCGGATTAATGAAATCAAAACCAAGCTTAGAAGGTGGAGCAAAGAGATTAGATGTAATACCAGGTAGTGTACCAAATCCTTTAGCTATGCCAGAAGGCTGTTCATTCCATCCAAGATGTAGTCATGCAATGGAAATATGCCAAAGTCAAGTTCCGGAATTAAAGTCTATAGATACAGGGCGTAAAGTTCGTTGCTGGTTATATGATAATGAAGGAGAGGTGGAATAGATGGCAGAACTAATAAAAGAAAATATGGACTTAGTCGTAGTTAAAAATTTAAAAAAGTATTTTCCGATAAAAGGTGGGTTTTTAAAACGAACAGTTGGTCATGTTCGTGCTGTTGAAGACATATCCTTCA from Alkaliphilus flagellatus includes:
- a CDS encoding ABC transporter permease, yielding MGKFIVRRLLQQIPILIGVSILLFSIFQLAPGSPLASFYSDPNMTVEQLQRLEEAYGLDKSGPEQYIDYISNMLKGNFGNSIQLKQPVAKLIGERMWATFYISFVSLIISLIIAVPIGVISATKQYSIFDYSGTVFALVGISIPTFFFALLLIKWFAIDIRWFPISGLVTPGMPLSFRTNFPDIFKHSILPLVVLSLSGAGSFMRYTRSSMLEVIRQDYIRTARAKGLREKVVIYKHALRNALIPVITLLGFSLPTLFSGALMTEMVFVLPGIGKLQHQAVLQRDYPLMMGINMFLAIFTLFGNLVADISYAFVDPRIRVD
- the opp4C gene encoding oligopeptide ABC transporter permease, with the translated sequence MISEKKQKIDINKEKNLATESTVIGPWKIMWKRLKRNKLAMLGLIVITIMATAAIFAPFLTPYGRDAVNLVNSNAKPGSEHLLGTDSLGRDILTRLLYGGRISLTVGFVSTGIRIVLGVLLGGIAGYYGKSIDNVIMRVADVFACLPFLPIAITIVAMLKPSIYNIMLVIGVLGWPGIARIVRAEILSLREREFMEAATALGISDFRKIVAHLLPNTMASVIVSATIGIAGAILTESSLSFLGLGVAPPTPSWGNMLTDAKNQYVLKNRWWQWIPPGLAIFITVMSLNLLGDGLRDALDPRLKQ
- a CDS encoding ABC transporter ATP-binding protein is translated as MKNLLEVKNLKTHFYTEDGVVPAVNGVDFNLKPGQTLGIVGESGCGKSITSMSIMRLIPTPPGKIVDGEIIFDDKNIVELSESEMRRIRGNDIAMIFQEPMTSLNPVFTIGSQIMEAIMLHQNMDKKAAREKCIEMLKVVGIPRAEEVVDDYPHQFSGGMRQRAMIAMALSCNPKLLIADEPTTALDVTIQAQIIELMKELKEKLNTAIMLITHDLGVVAEMADHVIVMYAGRVVEEAEVVDLFKDPKHPYTVGLMKSKPSLEGGAKRLDVIPGSVPNPLAMPEGCSFHPRCSHAMEICQSQVPELKSIDTGRKVRCWLYDNEGEVE